From Penicillium psychrofluorescens genome assembly, chromosome: 1, one genomic window encodes:
- a CDS encoding uncharacterized protein (ID:PFLUO_000410-T1.cds;~source:funannotate), which yields MTLRGQWDIKFKKWIAGSEMAHSIYTGPGEVLLAPSGLGDVMPMRFNNDEEWYLGKECFLASTSGIKMMLHRQKLSQAVFSGEGLFVYKVEGQGIVWTQSFGAIIKKELVAGEEYFVDNGHLVAWTSKKYRMERAASGGIFSAFGSKEGLVCRFFGPATVYIQTRNLNAFGAAIGASTASG from the exons ATGACACTGCGAGGTCAATGGGACATCAAATTCAAGAAGTGGATTGCAGGAAGCGAGATGGCCCACTCCATCTACACAGGACCCGGTGAGGTCCTCCTCGCCCCTTCGGGCCTAGGTGATGTCATGCCCATGCGTTTTAACAACGACGAGGAATGGTACCTTGGAAAAGAGTGTTTCTTGGCCTCCACATCTGGCATTAAGATGATGCTACACAGGCAGAAGCTTTCACAGGCTGTCTTCTCTGGTGAAGGCTTGTTTGTCTATAAGGTAGAAGGACAGGGGATTGTCTGGACCCAAAGCTTTGGTGCAATTATCAAGAAAGAG CTTGTTGCAGGAGAAGAGTACTTTGTCGACAATGGTCATCTGGTCGCATGGACTAGCAAGAAGTACAGGATGGAGCGTGCCGCTTCGGGAGGTATCTTTTCTGCTTTTGGTTCCAAAGAAGGGCTTGTTTGTAGATTCTTCGGGCCAGCAACCGTGTACATTCAGACGAGAAACTTAAATGCTTTTGGCGCCGCAATTGGTGCCAGCACGGCCAGTGGCTGA
- a CDS encoding uncharacterized protein (ID:PFLUO_000411-T1.cds;~source:funannotate): MLGGMDEDTQKKMTLAQKEGFDQICKLLSTDMRADFFKSQVVARPANWMKSKSRIDWWNAFSEQLGWTTWQASVNVESVQWLQPVLKSLGVHQTLRYPKDPNMKAEETPRAVRALSLDLTKSLLENREESESIINADAAESTPELQLGIEWAVKNGYLLLVYLMLVRWMDFAAKYKGPVTREIFQNAFVAAAQSHCDWLVKVLLQHDADMDAQDERGVSAFNELVDTGQAKACQILMENGQDPNRNGPQNLRPLSIAATSGHPDVIKVLLDYGAELDYRDGYGFTALHWAVGQRKINAVRMLLSAGADIETRDIDERTPLLSAVVENRVWIVELLLENGADLNACDKNGENALMIAADRGYNDILCLLLTKGPVLDLQNKKGFRAIDLARNKNRTEAIAALEAADRRRA; this comes from the coding sequence ATGTTGGGAGGCATGGATGAAGAcacccaaaagaaaatgacaCTTGCTCAGAAAGAGGGGTTCGACCAGATTTGCAAGCTTCTTTCGACGGATATGCGAGCAGATTTCTTTAAATCGCAGGTAGTTGCGAGACCCGCAAATTGGATGAAATCCAAATCACGAATTGACTGGTGGAATGCTTTCTCTGAACAGCTAGGGTGGACAACGTGGCAAGCGTCTGTGAATGTCGAGAGCGTGCAATGGTTGCAACCAGTTCTCAAGTCTCTGGGGGTGCATCAGACGTTGCGTTATCCAAAGGACCCAAATATGAAGGCCGAAGAAACTCCACGTGCAGTACGAGCATTGAGCCTGGACTTGACTAAAAGCCTTTTGGAGAACAGAGAAGAATCCGAATCAATCATCAATGCGGATGCTGCTGAGAGTACCCCCGAACTCCAATTGGGGATTGAATGGGCAGTCAAGAATGgatatcttcttcttgtctaTCTAATGCTTGTGCGATGGATGGATTTTGCCGCCAAATACAAAGGCCCGGTAACAAGAGAGATATTTCAAAATGCATTTGTTGCCGCGGCACAAAGCCACTGTGATTGGCTGGTTAaagttcttcttcagcatGATGCCGATATGGACGCCCAAGATGAGCGGGGGGTTTCAGCATTCAACGAGCTCGTGGATACTGGCCAGGCAAAGGCATGTCAAATACTTATGGAAAATGGACAAGACCCAAATCGCAATGGTCCACAAAACTTGCGACCATTGAGCATTGCAGCTACAAGTGGACATCCGGATGTGATTAAAGTGCTTCTAGATTATGGAGCAGAACTGGATTATCGAGATGGCTACGGGTTTACAGCACTTCATTGGGCAGTCGGGCAGCGCAAAATCAACGCTGTGCGCATGCTGCTCTCCGCTGGTGCAGACATCGAAACTCGTGACATTGACGAGAGGACACCGTTATTGTCTGCTGTTGTTGAGAACCGAGTGTGGATAGTGGAGCTGCTCCTTGAGAACGGAGCCGACCTGAATGCATGTGACAAGAATGGGGAAAATGCGCTGATGATTGCGGCCGACAGAGGATACAACGACATTCTTTGCCTCTTGCTAACGAAGGGCCCTGTACTCGATTTGCAAAACAAGAAGGGGTTTCGTGCCATTGATTTGGCCAGGAATAAGAATCGCACGGAGGCTATCGCTGCTCTAGAGGCAGCCGATAGGCGGAGAGCTTAA
- a CDS encoding uncharacterized protein (ID:PFLUO_000409-T1.cds;~source:funannotate): MADAEVETKQRKSVAFSEGGVIMDTNGQVSDAPGAETPDKDVDEVTEMFKGLSKKKKTKKAKDTDEGEDGATADGEFDPSAMKKKKKKTKKVDDFEAKLAEAGVEETGEEQVEEVPEGDLEAGTGIWQHDATQVIPYSLLVSRFFSLIQSHHPDMLASGTKSYKIPPPQCLREGNRRTIFANIADICKRMKRSDDHVMQFLFAELGTSGSVDGSRRLVIKGRFQQKQIENVLRRYIVEYVTCKTCRSPDTELNKGENRLYFVTCNSCGSRRSVAAIKTGFRGQVGRRKRTG; this comes from the exons ATGGCGGACGCC GAAGTCGAGACGAAGCAGCGCAAGTCCGTTGCGTTCAGTGAAGGCGGAGTCATCATGGATACCAACGGCCAAGTTTCAGACGCCCCCGGTGCTGAGACGCCCG ACAAGGACGTCGACGAGGTCACCGAGATGTTCAAGGGCCTgtcaaaaaagaagaagaccaagaaggctAAGGATACcgacgagggcgaagatGGTGCCACCGCAGACGGGGAATTCGACCCGAGCGcaatgaagaaaaagaagaagaagaccaagaaggtCGACGACTTCgaggccaagctggccgaggCTGGTGTGGAAGAGACcggcgaggagcaggtcgaagaagtgcCGGAGGGCGATCTCGAGGCCGGAACGGGCATTTGGCAACACGATGCCACACAGGTCATCCCATACTCGCTCCTGGTCTCGcgtttcttctccctcatccAGAGCCACCATCCCGATATGCTCGCCAGCGGCACCAAGTCCTACAAGATCCCCCCGCCCCAGTGTCTACGTGAAGGAAACCGTCGTACCATTTTCGCCAACATTGCCGATATCTGCAAGCGCATGAAGCGTTCCGACGACCACGTCATGCAGTTCCTGTTCGCTGAGTTGGGTACCAGCGGTAGTGTGGACGGTAGCCGGCGCCTCGTCATCAAGGGACGATTCCAACAGAAGCAGATTGAGAACGTTCTGCGGCGGTATATTG TTGAATACGTCACCTGCAAGACTTGCCGCAGCCCCGATACCGAGCTGAACAAGGGTGAGAACCGTCTGTACTTCGTCACTTGCAACTCCTGCGGTTCGCGCCGTTCGGTCGCGGCCATCAAGACTGGTTTCCGTGGACAGGTCGGCCGCAGAAAGCGTACCGGTTAA
- a CDS encoding uncharacterized protein (ID:PFLUO_000408-T1.cds;~source:funannotate) has product MSAEKPTIVLIPGAWHAGSTYEPVAALLRAQGYPAETLTLLSAGGPPSTSVAEDAEHIRKTLVPLIEQGKEVVLALHSYSGIPGSECVKGITRKEREAQGKKGGIVSMVFVAAFLLPAGQSIDSFLPGGARTILKVEDDNKCYMTNPAERFYNDLDEETTNKHLAALMHHAWPTMTGPLTHEGYRDVPSTYLLCEKDGAIPFEAQKIMVSLPGEGVVKTHTCASSHSPMLSMPQLVADVIHGAASEVAVAA; this is encoded by the exons ATGTCCGCCGAAAAACCCACCATCGTCCTCATCCCCGGTGCTTGGCACGCGGGCAGCACCTACGAGCCCGTCGCAGCCCTCCTCCGCGCACAGGGCTACCCAGCCGAAACATTGACCCTCCTTTCCGCCGGCGGCCCGCCCTCAACATCCGtcgccgaggacgcggagcACATCCGCAAAACCCTGGTGCCCCTCATCGAGCAGGGCAAAGAGGTAGTCCTGGCCCTGCATTCGTACAGCGGTATCCCGGGATCGGAATGCGTCAAGGGTATCACTcgcaaggagcgcgaggcgcaggggaagaagggcggGATTGTTTCCATGGTGTTTGTCGCGGCTTTTCTCCTCCCAGCGGGGCAATCGATCGATTCCTTTTTGCCTGGCGGAGCTAGGACGATTCTCAAAGTTGAG GACGATAATAAGTGCTACATGACCAATCCCGCCGAACGATTCTATAatgatctcgacgaggaAACAACGAACAAACACCTCGCTGCACTGATGCACCACGCCTGGCCGACCATGACGGGCCCATTGACCCACGAGGGCTACCGCGATGTCCCGAGTACATATCTGCTCTGCGAGAAAGACGGCGCGATTCCGTTTGAGGCGCAGAAAATCATGGTTTCGCTCCCCGGTGAGGGTGTGGTGAAGACGCACACTTGTGCTTCGAGCCACTCGCCGATGCTGAGTATGCCCCAGCTTGTGGCGGATGTGATCCATGGAGCGGCGAGTGAggtggctgttgctgcatAG